GACGTCTTGTGGATGTGGCTCAGGATGTGATTGTTCGTGAAGAAGATTGTGGCACCGATGACGGTGTTCTTCTTGAAGACCTGCGAGATGAGAGCGACAACGTAGTGGAAGCGTTTGAAGATCGGATTCTGGGAAGAATCGCCCTCCGAGATGTGATCGACGAAAGAACCGGTGAAGTGCTGGTCAGAGCGAACGAAGAAATTGATGAAAAAGTGGTGGAACGCTTTAAAGAGGGCGGGATTAAAAAAGCCTGGGTGCGATCGGTTTTAACCTGCAAAACTCGCTACGGGGTTTGTGTGAAGTGTTATGGAAGGAATCTTGCCACCGGGCGTCTCGTCGATATTGGTGAGGCAGTGGGTATTGTGGCGGCCCAATCTATCGGAGAACCTGGGACCCAGCTTACCATGCGGACTTTCCACACCGGAGGAATTCGTATCGCTGGAGAAGATATTACCCAGGGTTTACCCCGGGTGGAGCAACTCTTTGAGGTTCGGAAACCCAAAAAGGCAGCAGTGCTCTCAGAGGTGGACGGAGTGGTGGAAAAGATTGAGACTGTCGGAAACCGCCGTAAAATTTATGTCCGACCTGGCGAAGACGAAGAAGATCAGACCATTCGCACTTATTTCGTGCCCCACGATGTCAGGATCTGTGTGGTGGAAGGAGATACGGTTAGAGCGGGAGAGCGATTGACTTTGGGGCCCATTAATCCCCGGGACATTCTGAAAATCAAGGGGATTCGAGCCGTGCAGAAATATCTCCTGGAAGAAATTCAGTCTGTTTACGTGTCTCAGGGTGTGAATATCAACGATAAGCATATTGAGGTGATCATCCGGCAAATTGCCCGTCTCAACAAAATCATGGTGGAAAACGCTGGGAATACTGGTCTTTTGTCTGGAGAAATGGTTTTTCTGGAGGATTTCGAAAAAGAAAACGCTCGTATTCTTTCTGAAAACCAGGCCCTTCTTGAAAATGCTAGAGTTCTTTTGGAGGGTCGTAGACTTGGTGAAGATGTTCTGGATATTTCTGGGGAAACCATTCTGCGAAAAGGAGAAACCCTGCAGGAATCGGCGATTCAACAGATTCTTTCTATGGAATGTAAACCCTTCTTAATCGAAAAGGAAGGAAACATGGTGCGGGTGATTCGGGGGTACCGGAACCTGGAACATGAACTTCTAGATAGAGTCTGTGTGGAGGAAATGAAAGATAAAGAGGGAAAAACGCTCATCAAGGCTGGTGAAACCTTAAGACTTACCCTCCTTGATTCCATTGCCGAAATAGGTCCAGTGAGTTTGCGAATTCGGGAAAAGACCACTTGGGAGAAGCTAAAGGGGTTAATTCTTGCTGAGGATGTGGTAAGCCGCAAAACTAAAGAAGTACTCATTCCGGCTCATACTCGTCTTGAAAATGAACAGGTTGAAGTGTTGCAGAAACACGATGTGGAACAGGTAGTGGTATGGAAGAATATTAAATCTTTCCCCATTAAGGAGAATTTAGTCAAGGTGCTCCGGGACGAGATTTTAGGGAAGGAAGTGGCAAAAGACATCGTGAGTCCTCAAACTGGAGAGGTGATTGTTCCCTCGGGGCAGACCATTAGCCGGGGCTCGGCACGCAGGCTGGTGAGTGAGGGTATTCGGGAAATACCGCTTCGAGATGGACGGTTCTTCTCTATCGAAGGAAGATTGATTGAGATGCTCGAGCAGGAAATTGTGGGAAAAGTTGCTGCTCAGGACGTCATTCTGGGGAATAGCGGTATTGTGCTTGTTAAGGCTGGAGAAGTGATCGATCGAGAAGATGTGGCCCGGATTGCAGAGGATAACATTAGTATCCTTTTCTTACGGGATCTGGAAAGTGAAAAAGAAGTGAAAACCTTGGTTGAAGAAGTCATTTATCTCCCTGGGCTAAAAAATGTGGCCACCGGTAGGCCTATTGTGCTTGGAATTACCAAGGCTTCTCTGGCAGTGGAAAGTTTCCTCTCGGCGGCTTCGTTCCAGCAGACGACACACGTTCTGGCCGATTCAGCCATCAAAGGAAAGGTTGATGAGCTCATTGGCCTCAAAGAGAACGTGATTATTGGAAAAGTTATTCCGTCGGGCACTGGTTGCAGTCGTTACCGGAAAATTCGTCTTTCTACCGAAGGTGAGGTTATGGTTCAGGAGCATCCTGAGATACAGGAGGACCTGATCCGGGACTTGATGGGGGCAAAGGGCATTGCTTCCCTTCTGGAGGAAGAATTTGGGGAGGGATTTGTCACTTCGGGTGAGGATGGCGAGGAAGAGGAGGACTTTGTTACTTACGAAGAAGATTACGAAGATAACCTTGATGAAGACGAAGAAGAGGAGTAATGGTACTCCTCTTCTTCGTCCGTCAATCGTTGACAGGTCTTTAAAATGCTGGTAAAATTCCTCCGTTGTCTTGGGGGTCGTGTTTTGTTATGGGTCTTGAAGAGTTGAAATATGCTAGAAAGGTAGTGGGATTGAGGGCTACCGAAAAGGCAATCCAGAGAGGAAAGGCGAAAAAAGTGTATTTGGCTATGGATGTGGAGAAAAAGATTAGGGAAAGAATAGAAAGTCTGGCAAAGGAAAGAAGAGTAGAAGTTGAATATGTTGATTTGGCGGAAACACTGGGAAGGGTGTGTGGAATAGAGGTTGCTTCTTCCTGTGCTGCTTTGCTTGACTTTTCAGAAAGTAATCAAGAGAACGCTTCCAAGTAAAGGAGGAATGAAATGCCTACGGTTAACCAATTAGTTCGTGAAGGTCGTAAAAAGGTCAGAAAGAAGAGCGGTGCTCCAGCTCTGAAGGGTTCTCCTCAGAAACGGGGAGTGTGTACTCGAGTATGGACCATTACTCCCAAAAAACCAAACTCAGCGTTGCGGAAAGTTGCTCGAGTACGGTTGACAAATGGCATGGAAGTGACCGCCTATATCCCTGGTATTGGTCATAATCTCCAGGAACACTCTATCGTTCTGATTCGGGGTGGTAGAGTAAAGGATCTGCCAGGGGTTCGTTACCACGTGATTCGTGGAACCCTGGATACTGCTGGTGTAGAAAAACGGAAGCAGGGTCGTTCCAAGTACGGTGCGAAAAGACCCAAATCCTGAAAGGAGGAGAACGCAAAGGTGCCCAGAAAAGGTCCAGTTTCAGAAAGGGAAGTCCATCCAGATCCAGTGTACAATAGTGTGGATGTGGCGATGTTGATTAATAAAGTTATGAAGGACGGCAAAAAGAGCATTGCTGAGAAAATTGTTTACGGTGTTTTTGAAATTGTCAGGGAAAAAACCAGAAGAGATCCCCTGGAAGTTTTTTCTCAAGCATTGAATAACGTCATGCCTCTTGTGGAAGTACGACCAAGACGGGTGGGTGGAGCGAACTATCAGGTTCCAATTGAAGTGCGTCCTGGTCGGAGTAGGAGCCTTGGTTTGCGGTGGCTGGTAAACTATGCTCGAGCAAGACAGGGAAAAAGCATGATGGAGAGGTTAGCGAGCGAGATCATCGATGCTGCCAATGGTGCAGGTGGAGCGGTGAAAAAGCGAGAAGATACCCACCGCATGGCGGAAGCGAACAAAGCTTTTGCCCACTATCGGTGGTTCTGATAAAAGGGAGGTCACCCAGTACGCGTGAGTAAAAACATGAATAAAGTAGAGCCGAAGTTTGAGGAATACGCAATTTCCCATATTCGAAATATCGGTATTATGGCCCATATAGATGCAGGTAAGACTACAGTTACCGAGCGCATCCTTTATTATACCGGCAGGATTCACCGGATGGGCGAAGTTCATGAAGGTACAGCGACGATGGATTTCCTTCCTCAGGAGCAAGAGCGGGGAATCACCATCAGCTCGGCGGTTACAACCTGTTTCTGGAAGAATTGTCGGATTAATATTATTGATACGCCAGGCCACGTGGACTTTACAGTAGAAGTAGAAAGAAGCTTGCGAGTCCTCGATGGAGCCATTGCTGTCTTTTGCGGTGTGGGAGGTGTCGAACCTCAGTCGGAGACGGTATGGTATCAGGCGGATCGTTATCGGGTACCTCGGATTGCTTTTGTCAACAAACTGGACCGGGTTGGGGCTGATTTTTACGCTGTGGTAGAAGCCATTCGAAAAAAGCTAAATGCCAATGCCTTTCCTATTCAGGTACCGGTAGGGAAAGAGTCTGATTTTTTGGGAGTTGTTGATTTGGTCGAATTAAAGGCTTATTTGTATGATGTCGATGAAGAAGGTTTACGGTACCGGGTGACTGATATTCCTGAAGCGATGGAATCCGAAGTTTTTTCTCATCGCGAAAAACTTTTGGAAGCATTGGCTGAGCTTGATGAAGAGATTTTTGAAAAGTATTTGAGCGGAGAAGAAATCACCCCTGCTGAAATTCGTTACGCTATCAGGAAAACAACCATAGAAGGGAAGTTTGTTCCGGTTCTTGCCGGTTCCGCCTTGCGAAATAAATGTATTCAACTGCTTCTTGATGCTGTAGTATGGTATCTTCCTTCCCCTGCGGACCTTCCTTCTTTAAAAGGAATGAATCCTCGCAGTGGTGAGGAAGAGCTTCGTTTACCACTTATTGATGAGCCTTTTGCTGGTCTGGTTTTTAAAATCGTCATGGATCCTCACGCGGGAAAAATTTCCTTTTTACGTGTTTATTCTGGAAAATTGAAGAGCGGAAGTTATGTGTACAACGCCACTAAGGGCGAAAAAGAAAGGGTAAGCCGTCTGCTCATTATGCATGCCAGTCGGAGGGAGGATGTGGAAGAAGTCAAGGCAGGTGATTTGTGTGGTATTGTGGGTCTGCGGAAGACAACGACCGGTGACACCATCTGTGAAGAGCGCCATCCAATTCTTTTCGAGATCCCATCCTTTCCGGAGCCAGTTATCTCGGTAGCAATTGAGCCCAAGACCAGGGCGGACCAGGATAAACTAACCATGGCTTTGAATAAACTTTCCGAAGAAGATCCCACCTTTAAGGTACGCACCGATGAGGAGACCACCCAGACTATCATTTCTGGCATGGGTGAGCTTCACCTTGAGATTATTGTTGACCGTTTATTGCGAGAATTTAAAGTTGAAGCGAACATAGGAAAACCTCAGGTGGCATATAAAGAGACGATCAAATCAAGAGCGAAAGGCGAAGGAAGGTTCATTCGTCAAACTGGAGGAAGAGGTCAATACGGGCATGTAGTTCTGGAAATTGAGCCCTATGAAGGGTTTATCTTTGAAAATAAAATATTTGGTGGAGTCATACCCCAGGAATATGTTCCCGCGGTCCAGGCCGGAGTAAAGGAAGCTCTGGATAACGGGGTAATCAGCGGGTTTCCGGTGGTTAATTTAAAGGTACGCCTTATAGATGGTTCGTATCATCCGGTGGATTCTTCTGACATTGCTTTTAAGATTGCCGGAGCTATGGCTGTGAAAGAAGCTATTGAAAAGGCAAGCCCGGTGATCTTGGAACCCATCATGAAGGTTCAGGTTATCGTTCCTCGGGAGTACCTGGGAGATGTGATTGGGGACCTCAACGCTCGCCGAGGCAAAGTTGAGGGCATGGAAGCTAAGGGGGATATTCAAATTGTCAACGCCAGGGTTCCTTTGGCCAGTCTTTTTGGATATGCAACGGCTCTACGCTCTCTAACCCAGGGAAGAGCAAATTATACCATGCAGTTTTCTCATTACCAAGAAGTTCCTTCTTCTCTAATGAAAGAGATAGTGGAGAAGAATAGATAAGAAGGAAAAGGAGGATATCCTATGGCAAAGCAAAAGTTTGAGAGGAAAAAACCGCACGTCAACGTGGGAACCATTGGACACGTCGATCATGGTAAAACCACACTCACTGCCGCCATTACCTTGACCCTTTCCAAACATGGCATGGCGAATTACACCCCCTTTGAGCAGATTGATAAAGCTCCTGAAGAGAGAGAGCGGGGTATCACCATTGCCATTGCTCATGTGGAGTATGAAACTGAGAACCGCCACTATGCCCACATTGACTGTCCAGGGCATGCTGACTACGTGAAGAACATGATTACCGGTGCAGCCCAGATGGATGGAGCTGTGCTGGTGGTCTCTGCAGCTGATGGCCCCATGCCCCAGACCCGAGAGCACATTCTCCTCTCCCGTCAGGTGGGTGTTCCCTATATCATCGTCTTCCTCAACAAGGTGGACATGGTGGATGACCCGGAACTCATCGAACTGGTGGAAATGGAAGTCCGGGAACTTTTGAGTAAGTATGAATTCCCTGGTGACGAGATTCCCATCATCCCCGGTAGTGCCCTCAAAGCCTTGCAGTGTGGCTGTGGGAAGAAAGAGTGTGAGTGGTGTGGCGGTATCTGGAAACTCCTCGATGCCATGGACCAGTATATTCCTCTTCCCATGCGGGAACTGGATAAACCCTTTCTCATGTCCATTGAAGATGTTTTCTCCATCACCGGTCGAGGGACGGTGGTCACTGGAAGAGTAGAACGTGGCACCCTCAAGCTGGGTGACTCGGTGGAAATCGTGGGTCTCTCCCATGAGATCAAAAAGACGGTGGTCACCGGTATCGAGATGTTCCGCAAAATCCTGGACGAAGCTCAGGCTGGTGATAACATTGGAGTGCTTTTGAGGGGTATCGACAAAAAAGAGGTAGAACGAGGGCAGGTTCTGGCAGCTCCAGGTACCATCACCCCCCATACCCACTTCAAAGCCGAAGTCTACGTGCTCACCAAAGAGGAAGGTGGCCGACACACTCCCTTCTTCAATGGATATCGTCCTCAGTTTTACTTCCGAACCACTGATGTCACTGGAGAGATTAAGCTCCCTCAGGGTGTGGAAATGGTCATGCCTGGAGACAACGCCAATTTGGAAGTGAAGCTCATTTACCCCATTGCCATGGAGAAGGGTTTGCGCTTTGCTATCCGTGAGGGAGGACGAACGGTAGGGGCTGGAGTGGTATCGGATATTATTGAGTGAGTTTGAGATGAGGAGGCATGAAAGGTGGCTCAAAAAATCCGAATTAAGTTAAAGGGGTATGATCATCGAATTTTAGATCAATCTGCGGTTAGAATTGTTCAGGCGGTGGAGCGAACTGGAGCGACTGTGGCGGGTCCAGTTCCTTTGCCAGTAGAAATTTCTCGATATACAGTTTTACGTTCTCCTCACGTGGATAAAAAGTCTCGAGATCAGTTCGAAATGAGGACCCATAAGAGGTTGATTGACATCCTGGATCCCAATCCCAAAACTGTGGATGCTTTAATGCATTTGGATCTGCCAGCGGGTGTAGACATCGAAATTAAGCTTTAGTGGGCTCTCAGTGAAGGAAGGAGAGAGGTAGGGATGAAAACAGTACGATACGGGATGATTGGCGAAAAGGTTGGCATGACGCGAATTTTCAACCAAGATGGCCTGGTAATACCGGTAACGGTGATCAAATGTGGCCCCTGTTACTTGGTGCAGAAACGACTTCAGGAAAAAGAGGGATATCAGTCTTTGCAACTGGGTTACGGAGAGGTTAAAGAAAAAAAGTTGAATAAACCTCAGCTTGGGCATCTCAAAAAGGCTGGAACACCACCTCTACGATTTTTGGCTGAATTTCGCTTTGAAAACATTGGTGAATACCAGATAGGACAAACCTTGAAGGTCGATGGGTTTCAAGTTGGTGATAAGGTTGACGTGACCGGTGTCTCAAAGGGCAAAGGTTTTCAGGGTGTGGTGCGTCGATATGGGTATGGAGGTGGCCCAGCAACGCACGGTTCGATGTTTTATCGAGAGCCCGGTTCGATTGGTGGTACCGATGCCGAGAGGGTGTTTAAGGGCAAAGGTCTTC
This portion of the Atribacterota bacterium genome encodes:
- a CDS encoding ribosomal L7Ae/L30e/S12e/Gadd45 family protein, yielding MGLEELKYARKVVGLRATEKAIQRGKAKKVYLAMDVEKKIRERIESLAKERRVEVEYVDLAETLGRVCGIEVASSCAALLDFSESNQENASK
- the tuf gene encoding elongation factor Tu, which encodes MAKQKFERKKPHVNVGTIGHVDHGKTTLTAAITLTLSKHGMANYTPFEQIDKAPEERERGITIAIAHVEYETENRHYAHIDCPGHADYVKNMITGAAQMDGAVLVVSAADGPMPQTREHILLSRQVGVPYIIVFLNKVDMVDDPELIELVEMEVRELLSKYEFPGDEIPIIPGSALKALQCGCGKKECEWCGGIWKLLDAMDQYIPLPMRELDKPFLMSIEDVFSITGRGTVVTGRVERGTLKLGDSVEIVGLSHEIKKTVVTGIEMFRKILDEAQAGDNIGVLLRGIDKKEVERGQVLAAPGTITPHTHFKAEVYVLTKEEGGRHTPFFNGYRPQFYFRTTDVTGEIKLPQGVEMVMPGDNANLEVKLIYPIAMEKGLRFAIREGGRTVGAGVVSDIIE
- the rplC gene encoding 50S ribosomal protein L3; the protein is MKTVRYGMIGEKVGMTRIFNQDGLVIPVTVIKCGPCYLVQKRLQEKEGYQSLQLGYGEVKEKKLNKPQLGHLKKAGTPPLRFLAEFRFENIGEYQIGQTLKVDGFQVGDKVDVTGVSKGKGFQGVVRRYGYGGGPATHGSMFYREPGSIGGTDAERVFKGKGLPGRMGRDTVTVRNLEVVGVNPERDLLLIKGAVPGPAGSKVLVKKRVL
- the rpsJ gene encoding 30S ribosomal protein S10; the encoded protein is MAQKIRIKLKGYDHRILDQSAVRIVQAVERTGATVAGPVPLPVEISRYTVLRSPHVDKKSRDQFEMRTHKRLIDILDPNPKTVDALMHLDLPAGVDIEIKL
- the rpsL gene encoding 30S ribosomal protein S12, with the protein product MPTVNQLVREGRKKVRKKSGAPALKGSPQKRGVCTRVWTITPKKPNSALRKVARVRLTNGMEVTAYIPGIGHNLQEHSIVLIRGGRVKDLPGVRYHVIRGTLDTAGVEKRKQGRSKYGAKRPKS
- the fusA gene encoding elongation factor G, whose amino-acid sequence is MNKVEPKFEEYAISHIRNIGIMAHIDAGKTTVTERILYYTGRIHRMGEVHEGTATMDFLPQEQERGITISSAVTTCFWKNCRINIIDTPGHVDFTVEVERSLRVLDGAIAVFCGVGGVEPQSETVWYQADRYRVPRIAFVNKLDRVGADFYAVVEAIRKKLNANAFPIQVPVGKESDFLGVVDLVELKAYLYDVDEEGLRYRVTDIPEAMESEVFSHREKLLEALAELDEEIFEKYLSGEEITPAEIRYAIRKTTIEGKFVPVLAGSALRNKCIQLLLDAVVWYLPSPADLPSLKGMNPRSGEEELRLPLIDEPFAGLVFKIVMDPHAGKISFLRVYSGKLKSGSYVYNATKGEKERVSRLLIMHASRREDVEEVKAGDLCGIVGLRKTTTGDTICEERHPILFEIPSFPEPVISVAIEPKTRADQDKLTMALNKLSEEDPTFKVRTDEETTQTIISGMGELHLEIIVDRLLREFKVEANIGKPQVAYKETIKSRAKGEGRFIRQTGGRGQYGHVVLEIEPYEGFIFENKIFGGVIPQEYVPAVQAGVKEALDNGVISGFPVVNLKVRLIDGSYHPVDSSDIAFKIAGAMAVKEAIEKASPVILEPIMKVQVIVPREYLGDVIGDLNARRGKVEGMEAKGDIQIVNARVPLASLFGYATALRSLTQGRANYTMQFSHYQEVPSSLMKEIVEKNR
- the rpsG gene encoding 30S ribosomal protein S7, whose protein sequence is MPRKGPVSEREVHPDPVYNSVDVAMLINKVMKDGKKSIAEKIVYGVFEIVREKTRRDPLEVFSQALNNVMPLVEVRPRRVGGANYQVPIEVRPGRSRSLGLRWLVNYARARQGKSMMERLASEIIDAANGAGGAVKKREDTHRMAEANKAFAHYRWF